The following coding sequences are from one Dermacentor silvarum isolate Dsil-2018 chromosome 4, BIME_Dsil_1.4, whole genome shotgun sequence window:
- the LOC119449321 gene encoding uncharacterized protein LOC119449321, whose amino-acid sequence MFRSSGAVSAAMFSRGNRNAASANQDYEIILPPLPTGRIVLNTVFFHADVRGRPYRVEDIRDALGRLAMLPDVEALGAYQMNHVWAVTLKNTEAKKRLLSATDVSVKDRRCVVVDPNNQDVRLKLHWVLHYVDDEDIRTALAPYGKVTEVARERWRTEGLSDKGSTTRIISLQLKAGYTKEDIPHQLRVAGDLTLVVVAGRAPLCLRCKGTGHIRRECHVPRCALCKRFGHAEEDCVRTYAKVTGRSAWDENAELQMDELEAEEVATSKTGEPESEETPPSLQSPNADEKQDNDKQVVQPVPSPVTTTSASSSSVEKNMSQPTRLEKSEDVDMTDTKIGAGKRTREETVAGNGASNEPSAGEPPTKASQGRRPSFKPKPNVPPDRHIPGGS is encoded by the coding sequence ATGTTTCGCTCCTCTGGGGCGGTGTCAGCGGCCATGTttagccgcggtaacaggaatgcTGCCAGTGCCAACCAGGATTACGAAATCATTTTGCCTCCTCTTCCAACTGGTCGTATTGTTTTAAACACTGTATTTTTTCATGCGGATGTTCGAGGAAGACCCTACCGAGTAGAAGACATCCGAGATGCTCTTGGGCGTTTGGCAATGCTCCCTGACGTTGAAGCGTTAGGGGCATACCAAATGAACCACGTGTGGGCGGTCACGCTCAAGAATACGGAGGCAAAGAAGAGACTGCTTTCTGCAACCGACGTTTCCGTGAAGGACCGCCGTTGCGTCGTTGTGGACCCGAACAACCAGGACGTTCGACTAAAGCTCCATTGGGTGCTTCATTAcgtagacgacgaagacataCGGACTGCGCTTGCACCCTACGGTAAGGTCACCGAAGTGGCAAGAGAGCGATGGCGAACGGAAGGTTTATCAGACAAAGGCTCTACAACGCGCATTATCAGCCTTCAACTCAAGGCAGGGTATACCAAGGAAGACATTCCACATCAACTACGAGTAGCAGGAGACCTGACGTTGGTAGTAGTGGCCGGAAGAGCTCCACTCTGCCTACGGTGTAAAGGAACCGGTCACATACGACGCGAATGTCATGTCCCTCGGTGCGCACTGTGCAAACGCTTTGGCCACGCTGAGGAAGACTGCGTAAGGACTTACGCGAAGGTCACAGGGCGCTCTGCGTGGGACGAAAATGCGGAGCTACAAATGGATGAATTGGAAGCTGAGGAAGTTGCCACCAGCAAGACCGGAGAACCCGAGTCGGAGGAAACGCCCCCTTCGCTCCAGTCGCCCAATGCAGACGAGAAACAGGATAACGACAAGCAGGTTGTACAACCTGTACCGTCTCCTGTGACGACAACCAGTGCTTCCAGCAGCTCAGTGGAAAAAAATATGAGCCAGCCGACCCGTTTGGAAAAGTCCGAAGACGTTGATATGACGGATACGAAGATCGGCGCAGGGAAAAGAACACGTGAGGAAACAGTAGCAGGGAATGGAGCCTCAAACGAGCCCAGTGCCGGCGAGCCACCCACTAAAGCGTCCCAAGGGCGCCGCCCGAGCTTCAAGCCGAAACCCAACGTACCGCCGGACCGTCACATTCCAGGGGGCTCGTAG